The Musa acuminata AAA Group cultivar baxijiao chromosome BXJ2-2, Cavendish_Baxijiao_AAA, whole genome shotgun sequence genome has a segment encoding these proteins:
- the LOC135581704 gene encoding ABC transporter F family member 1-like isoform X1: MVSDASKKKAAAKKAAAAAKRGGKSSATSSKAAADVPNGAAVGKVADGVGSMRISDRTCTGVLASHPLSRDIHIESLSLTFHGHDLIVDSELELNYGRRYGLLGLNGCGKSTLLAAIGCRELPIPEHMDIYHLTREIEASDMSALEAVINCDEERLRLEKEAEILAAEDGGGGEALDRIYERLEAIDASTAEKRAAEILYGLGFNKQMQAKKTRDFSGGWRMRIALARALFMNPTILLLDEPTNHLDLEACVWLEESLKKLDRILVVVSHSQDFLNGVCTNIIHMQSKKLKFYTGNYDQYVQTRAELEENQMKQYKWEQEQISSMKEYIARFGHGSAKLARQAQSKEKTLAKMERGGLTEKVVKDKVLVFRFVDVGKLPPPVLQFVGVTFGYTPETLIYKNLDFGVDLDSRVALVGPNGAGKSTLLKLMTGDLIPLDGMVRRHNHLRIAQFHQHLAEKLDLEMSALQYMMREYPGNEEERMRAAIGKFGLSGKAQVMPMKNLSDGQRSRVIFAWLAWRQPHMLLLDEPTNHLDIETIDSLAEALNEWDGGLVLVSHDFRLINQVAEEIWVCENQAVTKWEGDIMDFKEHLRSKAGLSD; this comes from the exons ATGGTGTCGGACGCGAGCAAGAAGAAGGCGGCGGCCAAAAAGGCCGCGGCGGCAGCGAAGAGGGGAGGGAAATCATCGGCCACGTCGTCGAAGGCGGCCGCCGATGTGCCGAATGGGGCGGCGGTGGGGAAGGTGGCCGATGGAGTCGGATCGATGCGGATCTCGGATCGGACGTGCACGGGTGTCCTCGCCTCGCATCCGCTCTCCAGAGATATCCAT ATTGAGTCGTTATCACTAACCTTTCATGGGCATGACCTTATAGTGGATTCTGAGTTGGAGCTCAACTATGGTAG GCGCTATGGTTTGTTAGGACTTAATGGCTGTGGGAAATCCACCCTTCTTGCAGCAATAGGATGCAGAGAGCTTCCAATTCCTGAGCACATGGATATATATCACCTTACCCGGGAGATTGAAGCTTCAGACATGTCAGCTTTGGAGGCCGTCATTAATTGTGATGAAGAAAGATTGAGGCTGGAGAAAGAAGCTGAAATCTTAGCTGCTGAG gatggtggtggtggagaagctttggatcgTATATATGAGCGATTGGAAGCAATAGATGCATCCACTGCTGAgaagcgagctgctgaaattttgTATGGACTTGGTTTTAATAAACAAATGCAAGCAAAGAAAACCCGTGACTTCTCTGGTGGATGGCGTATGAGGATTGCTTTGGCTAGAGCATTGTTTATGAACCCAACTATCCTCTTGCTTGACGAGCCTACAAATCATCTTG ATTTAGAGGCATGTGTCTGGTTGGAAGAGTCTCTGAAGAAACTTGATCGTATCCTAGTTGTGGTGTCACACTCTCAGGATTTTCTTAATGGTGTCTGTACCAACATCATCCACATGCAGAGCAAGAAGCTAAAATTCTACACCGGCAACTATGACCAATACGTCCAGACTCGTGCAGAGCTGGAAGAAAATCAGATGAAGCAGTACAAGTGGGAGCAGGAGCAAATTTCTTCTATGAAAGAGTACATTGCTCGATTTGGTCATGGTTCTGCTAAGTTGGCCCGTCAAGCCCAGAGCAAGGAGAAAACTCTTGCCAAGATGGAGCGCGGTGGACTTACGGAAAAAGTGGTGAAGGACAAAGTATTGGTCTTTCGCTTTGTAGATGTTGGTAAACTTCCCCCACCAGTCCTGCAGTTTGTGGGAGTGACTTTTGGATATACCCCAGAGACACTCATCTACAAGAACCTTGATTTTGGTGTGGACCTTGATTCCAGAGTAGCACTAGTAGGGCCCAATGGTGCTGGGAAGAGCACATTGCTCAAGCTGATGACTGGTGATCTTATCCCTTTGGATGGAATGGTTAGGCGGCACAACCATCTCAGAATTGCCCAGTTTCATCAGCATCTGGCCGAGAAGCTTGATCTAGAGATGTCTGCACTTCAGTACATGATGAGAGAGTACCCAGGCAATGAGGAGGAGAGGATGAGAGCTGCAATTGGAAAGTTTGGATTGTCAGGAAAAGCACAGGTGATGCCTATGAAGAACTTGTCAGATGGTCAAAGGAGCAGGGTGATCTTTGCTTGGCTGGCCTGGAGGCAACCGCATATGCTGCTGCTCGATGAACCCACAAATCATCTGGATATCGAGACCATTGATTCCCTAGCAGAAGCACTGAATGAGTGGGATGGTGGCCTGGTGTTGGTGAGCCACGACTTCAGATTGATCAATCAGGTAGCCGAGGAGATTTGGGTCTGCGAGAATCAAGCAGTGACAAAGTGGGAGGGTGACATTATGGACTTTAAGGAGCATCTGAGGAGCAAAGCTGGATTGTCTGATTAA
- the LOC135581704 gene encoding ABC transporter F family member 1-like isoform X2, translating to MVSDASKKKAAAKKAAAAAKRGGKSSATSSKAAADVPNGAAVGKVADGVGSMRISDRTCTGVLASHPLSRDIHIESLSLTFHGHDLIVDSELELNYAIGCRELPIPEHMDIYHLTREIEASDMSALEAVINCDEERLRLEKEAEILAAEDGGGGEALDRIYERLEAIDASTAEKRAAEILYGLGFNKQMQAKKTRDFSGGWRMRIALARALFMNPTILLLDEPTNHLDLEACVWLEESLKKLDRILVVVSHSQDFLNGVCTNIIHMQSKKLKFYTGNYDQYVQTRAELEENQMKQYKWEQEQISSMKEYIARFGHGSAKLARQAQSKEKTLAKMERGGLTEKVVKDKVLVFRFVDVGKLPPPVLQFVGVTFGYTPETLIYKNLDFGVDLDSRVALVGPNGAGKSTLLKLMTGDLIPLDGMVRRHNHLRIAQFHQHLAEKLDLEMSALQYMMREYPGNEEERMRAAIGKFGLSGKAQVMPMKNLSDGQRSRVIFAWLAWRQPHMLLLDEPTNHLDIETIDSLAEALNEWDGGLVLVSHDFRLINQVAEEIWVCENQAVTKWEGDIMDFKEHLRSKAGLSD from the exons ATGGTGTCGGACGCGAGCAAGAAGAAGGCGGCGGCCAAAAAGGCCGCGGCGGCAGCGAAGAGGGGAGGGAAATCATCGGCCACGTCGTCGAAGGCGGCCGCCGATGTGCCGAATGGGGCGGCGGTGGGGAAGGTGGCCGATGGAGTCGGATCGATGCGGATCTCGGATCGGACGTGCACGGGTGTCCTCGCCTCGCATCCGCTCTCCAGAGATATCCAT ATTGAGTCGTTATCACTAACCTTTCATGGGCATGACCTTATAGTGGATTCTGAGTTGGAGCTCAACTATG CAATAGGATGCAGAGAGCTTCCAATTCCTGAGCACATGGATATATATCACCTTACCCGGGAGATTGAAGCTTCAGACATGTCAGCTTTGGAGGCCGTCATTAATTGTGATGAAGAAAGATTGAGGCTGGAGAAAGAAGCTGAAATCTTAGCTGCTGAG gatggtggtggtggagaagctttggatcgTATATATGAGCGATTGGAAGCAATAGATGCATCCACTGCTGAgaagcgagctgctgaaattttgTATGGACTTGGTTTTAATAAACAAATGCAAGCAAAGAAAACCCGTGACTTCTCTGGTGGATGGCGTATGAGGATTGCTTTGGCTAGAGCATTGTTTATGAACCCAACTATCCTCTTGCTTGACGAGCCTACAAATCATCTTG ATTTAGAGGCATGTGTCTGGTTGGAAGAGTCTCTGAAGAAACTTGATCGTATCCTAGTTGTGGTGTCACACTCTCAGGATTTTCTTAATGGTGTCTGTACCAACATCATCCACATGCAGAGCAAGAAGCTAAAATTCTACACCGGCAACTATGACCAATACGTCCAGACTCGTGCAGAGCTGGAAGAAAATCAGATGAAGCAGTACAAGTGGGAGCAGGAGCAAATTTCTTCTATGAAAGAGTACATTGCTCGATTTGGTCATGGTTCTGCTAAGTTGGCCCGTCAAGCCCAGAGCAAGGAGAAAACTCTTGCCAAGATGGAGCGCGGTGGACTTACGGAAAAAGTGGTGAAGGACAAAGTATTGGTCTTTCGCTTTGTAGATGTTGGTAAACTTCCCCCACCAGTCCTGCAGTTTGTGGGAGTGACTTTTGGATATACCCCAGAGACACTCATCTACAAGAACCTTGATTTTGGTGTGGACCTTGATTCCAGAGTAGCACTAGTAGGGCCCAATGGTGCTGGGAAGAGCACATTGCTCAAGCTGATGACTGGTGATCTTATCCCTTTGGATGGAATGGTTAGGCGGCACAACCATCTCAGAATTGCCCAGTTTCATCAGCATCTGGCCGAGAAGCTTGATCTAGAGATGTCTGCACTTCAGTACATGATGAGAGAGTACCCAGGCAATGAGGAGGAGAGGATGAGAGCTGCAATTGGAAAGTTTGGATTGTCAGGAAAAGCACAGGTGATGCCTATGAAGAACTTGTCAGATGGTCAAAGGAGCAGGGTGATCTTTGCTTGGCTGGCCTGGAGGCAACCGCATATGCTGCTGCTCGATGAACCCACAAATCATCTGGATATCGAGACCATTGATTCCCTAGCAGAAGCACTGAATGAGTGGGATGGTGGCCTGGTGTTGGTGAGCCACGACTTCAGATTGATCAATCAGGTAGCCGAGGAGATTTGGGTCTGCGAGAATCAAGCAGTGACAAAGTGGGAGGGTGACATTATGGACTTTAAGGAGCATCTGAGGAGCAAAGCTGGATTGTCTGATTAA
- the LOC135604946 gene encoding transcription factor RAX3-like, which produces MGRAPCCDKANVKKGPWSPEEDKQLKEYMEKHGTGGNWIALPQKAGLRRCGKSCRLRWLNYLRPNIKHGDFSDEEDRIICSLFANIGSRWSIIAAQLPGRTDNDIKNYWNTKLKKRLMGQPTSHRKPHHQQQKKHQLQEQQQQQQQFFPSSFAVTAPFSSSAPDLEGIPISHLLNSLVAHPTHQSGNLIVFGGDHHSCSSSDGSSIQIGYGRDFNHGLYNGRENMGFESHLYGGLETEKLLLGGGGGGCEASSIGYSFGEVKPTIACPTDACHGLYLDGRSGAATDTSFRNIASAMYHC; this is translated from the exons ATGGGGAGGGCTCCATGCTGCGACAAGGCAAATGTCAAGAAAGGCCCCTGGTCTCCGGAGGAAGACAAGCAGCTGAAGGAGTACATGGAGAAGCATGGAACAGGTGGAAACTGGATCGCTCTCCCTCAGAAAGCTG GTCTGAGGAGGTGTGGGAAGAGTTGCAGGCTGAGATGGCTCAACTATTTGAGGCCTAACATAAAGCACGGGGATTTCTCCGATGAGGAAGATAGGATCATATGCAGCCTGTTTGCTAACATCGGAAGCAG ATGGTCCATCATAGCAGCCCAGCTTCCGGGGAGGACTGACAACgacatcaagaactactggaacaccaaGCTGAAGAAAAGGCTAATGGGCCAACCGACATCCCACAGAAAGCCTCATCATCAGCAGCAGAAGAAGCATCAGCtccaggagcagcagcagcaacaacagcagtTCTTTCCGTCGTCCTTTGCGGTCACTGCTCCGTTCTCATCGTCAGCACCTGACCTGGAAGGCATCCCCATCTCTCATCTCCTGAATTCTCTGGTGGCACACCCGACGCATCAGAGTGGCAATCTCATCGTGTTCGGAGGTGATCACCACAGCTGCAGTTCATCCGATGGCAGCAGCATACAGATCGGCTACGGGAGGGACTTCAACCACGGGTTATATAATGGAAGGGAGAACATGGGCTTCGAGAGCCATCTCTATGGCGGGTTGGAGACCGAGAAGCTTCtgcttggtggtggtggtggtggatgtgAAGCATCATCGATTGGATACAGCTTTGGTGAGGTCAAGCCGACCATCGCTTGTCCAACTGATGCCTGCCATGGCCTCTATCTGGATGGCAGAAGCGGTGCAGCCACGGACACGAGCTTCAGGAACATAGCTAGCGCCATGTACCACTGCTga
- the LOC135605388 gene encoding uncharacterized protein LOC135605388 isoform X2, with the protein MEIDRAVGESSDRRLQTKYRNAVYVIQRAFALYEFEQVAFSFNGGKDSTVLLHLLRAGYYLHKGKSECFQGNLSDSMLNCPIRTIYFESPSAFPEINSFTYETATAYNLQLETIRSDFKSGLEALLKEKPTKAIFLGTRIGDPNAVGQEQFSPSSIGWPPFMRVNPILDWSYRDVWAFILICKVKYCSLYDQGFGTAEDKLSAVLCKKLNAIGWQVTRMTVVQNDIDCVAAQVEQQKSTNDMVFLLGGLGPMHSDVSLAGVAKAFGVRLAPDEEFEEYLRLLIGKHCTGDRNEMALLPEGITELMQHSKLPVPLIKCQNVIILAATNVSELETQWDCLLETPSHPLMRLPPFMSKHLGTMLSDVETAQTISKLCLEFPDIYIGCQRKSRVGPLVITFVGKDKTRIELAAEKLSNSFPAGAFSGADCG; encoded by the exons ATGGAGATCGACAGGGCCGTGGGGGAGAGCAGCGATCGGCGGCTGCAGACCAAGTATCGGAACGCCGTCTATGTGATTCAGCGTGCCTTCGCTCTCTACGA GTTTGAGCAGGTTGCTTTCAGCTTTAATGGGGGAAAGGACTCAACT GTTTTGCTGCATTTACTCCGGGCTGGCTATTATTTGCATAAAGGGAAATCAGAATGTTTTCAAGGGAATCTATCAGatagcatgctaaattgtccaatACGAACCATCTACTTTGAGAGCCCTAGTGCCTTCCCTGAGATTAATTCATTTACCTATGAAACTGCCACTGC CTATAACTTGCAACTGGAAACTATTCGCTCAGATTTCAAGTCTGGCTTAGAGGCTTTACTAAAGGAAAAACCTACCAAAGCTATTTTTCTTGGAACTAGAATCGGTGATCCCAATGCG GTTGGTCAAGAGCAGTTCTCCCCTAGTTCAATCGGATGGCCTCCATTTATGAGGGTGAATCCAATATTGGACTGGTCATACAG GGATGTCTGGGCTTTCATCTTAATCTGCAAGGTTAAGTACTGCAGCCTCTATGATCAAGG GTTTGGCACTGCAGAAGATAAACTAAGTGCGGTATTATGCAAAAAGCTTAATGCCATTGGTTGGCAAGTAACTCGCATGACAGTTGTTCAGAATGAT ATTGATTGTGTGGCTGCACAAGTTGAACAACAGAAGTCTACAAATGACATG GTATTCTTGTTGGGAGGACTTGGCCCTATGCATTCAGATGTTTCATTAGCAGGTGTTGCAAAAGCATTTGGAGTTCGGCTG GCTCCTGATGAAGAGTTTGAGGAGTACCTTAGGCTTCTTATAGGAAAGCACTGCACTGGTGACCGAAATGAG ATGGCTTTATTACCTGAAGGCATAACTGAGTTAATGCAACACAGTAAGCTGCCTGTGCCGTTG ATCAAATGTCAAAATGTAATTATTCTTGCAGCAACAAATGTGTCTGAACTAGAAACACAATGGGATTGTCTTCTTGAAACACCAAGTCACCCGTTAATGCGTTTGCCACCATTCATGTCAAAGCATCTTGGTACCATGCTTTCTGAT GTTGAAACTGCTCAAACTATATCAAAGTTGTGCCTTGAATTCCCAGATATTTACATAG GATGCCAACGGAAGTCCAGGGTTGGGCCTCTCGTAATAACTTTTGTCGGAAAG GACAAGACAAGAATTGAATTGGCTGCTGAGAAACTGTCTAATAGTTTTCCGGCAGGAGCCTTCTCCGGAGCAGACTGTGGCTGA
- the LOC135605388 gene encoding uncharacterized protein LOC135605388 isoform X1, whose product MEIDRAVGESSDRRLQTKYRNAVYVIQRAFALYEFEQVAFSFNGGKDSTVLLHLLRAGYYLHKGKSECFQGNLSDSMLNCPIRTIYFESPSAFPEINSFTYETATAYNLQLETIRSDFKSGLEALLKEKPTKAIFLGTRIGDPNAVGQEQFSPSSIGWPPFMRVNPILDWSYRDVWAFILICKVKYCSLYDQGYTSIGSIYDTVPNALLSIVDSSSTTEIFKPAYMLSDGRSERAGRTKKLPLKCDTACLNNGMTNVSQSGSFLASIIVVGDEILFGTAEDKLSAVLCKKLNAIGWQVTRMTVVQNDIDCVAAQVEQQKSTNDMVFLLGGLGPMHSDVSLAGVAKAFGVRLAPDEEFEEYLRLLIGKHCTGDRNEMALLPEGITELMQHSKLPVPLIKCQNVIILAATNVSELETQWDCLLETPSHPLMRLPPFMSKHLGTMLSDVETAQTISKLCLEFPDIYIGCQRKSRVGPLVITFVGKDKTRIELAAEKLSNSFPAGAFSGADCG is encoded by the exons ATGGAGATCGACAGGGCCGTGGGGGAGAGCAGCGATCGGCGGCTGCAGACCAAGTATCGGAACGCCGTCTATGTGATTCAGCGTGCCTTCGCTCTCTACGA GTTTGAGCAGGTTGCTTTCAGCTTTAATGGGGGAAAGGACTCAACT GTTTTGCTGCATTTACTCCGGGCTGGCTATTATTTGCATAAAGGGAAATCAGAATGTTTTCAAGGGAATCTATCAGatagcatgctaaattgtccaatACGAACCATCTACTTTGAGAGCCCTAGTGCCTTCCCTGAGATTAATTCATTTACCTATGAAACTGCCACTGC CTATAACTTGCAACTGGAAACTATTCGCTCAGATTTCAAGTCTGGCTTAGAGGCTTTACTAAAGGAAAAACCTACCAAAGCTATTTTTCTTGGAACTAGAATCGGTGATCCCAATGCG GTTGGTCAAGAGCAGTTCTCCCCTAGTTCAATCGGATGGCCTCCATTTATGAGGGTGAATCCAATATTGGACTGGTCATACAG GGATGTCTGGGCTTTCATCTTAATCTGCAAGGTTAAGTACTGCAGCCTCTATGATCAAGG ATATACTTCCATTGGGAGCATATATGACACGGTTCCTAATGCATTGCTGAGTATTGTTGATTCTTCAAGCACTACAGAGATTTTTAAACCTGCATACATGCTTTCTGATGGAAGATCAGAAAGGGCTGGGAGGACAAAGAAGTTACCTCTTAAATGTGATACAGCTTGTCTAAACAATGGCATGACAAATGTTAGTCAGAGTGGTTCCTTCTTAGCATCAATCATTGTTGTAGGTGATGAGATTCT GTTTGGCACTGCAGAAGATAAACTAAGTGCGGTATTATGCAAAAAGCTTAATGCCATTGGTTGGCAAGTAACTCGCATGACAGTTGTTCAGAATGAT ATTGATTGTGTGGCTGCACAAGTTGAACAACAGAAGTCTACAAATGACATG GTATTCTTGTTGGGAGGACTTGGCCCTATGCATTCAGATGTTTCATTAGCAGGTGTTGCAAAAGCATTTGGAGTTCGGCTG GCTCCTGATGAAGAGTTTGAGGAGTACCTTAGGCTTCTTATAGGAAAGCACTGCACTGGTGACCGAAATGAG ATGGCTTTATTACCTGAAGGCATAACTGAGTTAATGCAACACAGTAAGCTGCCTGTGCCGTTG ATCAAATGTCAAAATGTAATTATTCTTGCAGCAACAAATGTGTCTGAACTAGAAACACAATGGGATTGTCTTCTTGAAACACCAAGTCACCCGTTAATGCGTTTGCCACCATTCATGTCAAAGCATCTTGGTACCATGCTTTCTGAT GTTGAAACTGCTCAAACTATATCAAAGTTGTGCCTTGAATTCCCAGATATTTACATAG GATGCCAACGGAAGTCCAGGGTTGGGCCTCTCGTAATAACTTTTGTCGGAAAG GACAAGACAAGAATTGAATTGGCTGCTGAGAAACTGTCTAATAGTTTTCCGGCAGGAGCCTTCTCCGGAGCAGACTGTGGCTGA